A single region of the Lotus japonicus ecotype B-129 chromosome 4, LjGifu_v1.2 genome encodes:
- the LOC130709943 gene encoding probable sulfate transporter 3.3 isoform X1 has translation MMEEPSSSNMKSDFVEVNMEVHQVVSPPYMSTLQKLMTKLKETFFPDDPLRQFKGQPLNRRLILGAQYIFPILPCLSNYNFSLFKSDLIAGLTLASLAIPQGISYAKLASLPPIVGLYSSFVPPLVYVVLGSSRDIGLGPVSVTSLVLGSMLSDEVSPLTEPHLFLQLALTSTFFAGVFQAALGFLRLGFIIDFLSKATLIGFMAGTGVIVSFQQLKNILGIIHFTKQTALVPVLRSIFHNRDEWSWQTIVMGVCFLVLLLLARHISMRRPRLFWVSAGAPLLSVIVSTVLVFGIKGQNHGISVIGKLEKGINPVSADMLVFKGSHLGLTIKVGIITGILSLTEAIAVGRTFATLKNYKLDGNKEMIALGCMNMVGSTTSCYVTTGAFSRSAVNHNAGGKTIMSNVVMSMAVMVTLLFLMPLFHYTPNVVLGAIIITAVIGLIDIPAACVIWKIDKFDFVVMMVAFFGVIFYSVQIGLAMAVCLSILRVLMQVTRPKTVLLGNIPESNIYRDLHHYEEATRVPGFLILGIEAPINFANITYLHDRILRWMDEEEDTMTGNSHLRFVVLEMSAVSSIDTSGVTLFKELKGTLKLKGIELVMVNPLAAVFEKLKRADATKDFIQPDHLFLTVGEAVASLSSAMKDQSSTREEEEHGIVTES, from the exons ATGATGGAGGAGCCTAGTAGTAGCAACATGAAATCCGATTTCGTTGAGGTAAACATGGAAGTGCACCAAGTTGTCTCACCACCCTACATGAGCACCTTACAGAAGCTCATGACCAAACTCAAGGAAACATTTTTCCCTGATGATCCTCTACGCCAATTCAAGGGTCAACCACTTAACAGAAGACTGATCCTTGGAGCTCAATACATTTTCCCTATTCTTCCATGCCTTTCTAATTATAACTTTTCACTCTTCAAATCTGACCTTATTGCTGGTCTCACCCTTGCTAGCTTGGCCATCCCTCAG GGAATCAGTTATGCAAAGCTTGCAAGTCTTCCTCCAATTGTGGGATTGT ATTCTAGTTTTGTTCCGCCACTTGTTTATGTTGTTCTTGGAAGCTCAAGGGATATTGGACTGGGACCTGTTTCTGTTACTTCTCTTGTATTGGGATCCATGCTCTCAGACGAAGTGTCTCCCTTAACAGAGCCACATTTGTTTCTTCAGCTAGCGCTTACTTCAACGTTCTTTGCGGGTGTTTTTCAAGCTGCTCTTGGATTTCTAAG GCTAGGATTTATCATTGATTTTCTTTCTAAGGCGACCCTTATTGGGTTCATGGCTGGAACTGGTGTAATTGTGTCTTTTCAACAGCTAAAGAACATACTTGGAATCATACATTTCACTAAACAGACGGCTCTGGTTCCTGTTTTGCGCTCTATTTTTCACAATAGAGACGAG TGGTCATGGCAAACAATAGTTATGGGGGTTTGCTTCTTGGTGTTGCTACTGCTAGCAAGACACATc AGCATGAGGAGGCCACGTCTTTTCTGGGTATCAGCAGGAGCTCCACTTTTGTCTGTCATTGTCTCTACCGTCCTGGTTTTTGGAATCAAGGGTCAAAATCATGGCATCAGTGTA ATTGGAAAATTGGAAAAAGGAATAAATCCTGTTTCAGCAGATATGTTGGTCTTTAAGGGAAGTCATCTTGGTCTAACCATCAAAGTCGGGATTATCACTGGAATTTTATCCCTCACT GAAGCAATTGCAGTGGGAAGGACATTTGCAACTCTGAAAAACTACAAACTCGATGGAAATAAGGAAATGATTGCACTTGGGTGCATGAATATGGTTGGCTCCACCACATCCTGCTACGTCACAACAG GAGCTTTCTCTCGTTCAGCTGTCAATCATAACGCAGGTGGAAAAACAATAATGTCTAATGTAGTGATGTCTATGGCTGTTATGGTGACCCTCCTGTTTCTCATGCCATTATTTCATTACACACCTAATGTTGTATTGGGTGCAATCATCATAACAGCAGTAATTGGCCTCATTGATATCCCTGCTGCTTGTGTCATTTGGAAGATAGACAAATTCGACTTCGTTGTGATGATGGTTGCATTCTTTGGTGTTATTTTTTACTCAGTCCAGATTGGCCTTGCTATGGCA GTCTGCTTATCAATTTTGAGGGTGCTTATGCAAGTTACAAGGCCTAAAACAGTATTGTTAGGGAACATCCCAGAGTCAAATATATATAGAGATCTTCACCATTATGAGGAAGCTACAAGAGTTCCTGGTTTTCTTATTTTAGGTATAGAGGCTCCCATCAATTTTGCAAACATCACATATCTCCATGACAG GATATTGCGATGGATGGACGAAGAAGAAGATACCATGACAGGAAACTCACACCTTCGGTTTGTGGTTCTGGAAATGTCAG CTGTGAGTTCGATAGACACAAGCGGGGTCACACTTTTCAAGGAGTTGAAAGGAACATTGAAATTGAAGGGTATTGAG CTTGTGATGGTGAATCCTCTAGCTGCGGTCTTTGAAAAGCTAAAAAGAGCGGATGCAACTAAAGATTTCATTCAACCAGATCACCTTTTCTTGACAGTTGGAGAAGCTGTAGCTTCACTTTCATCAGCAATGAAGGACCAATCATCAACCAGGGAAGAAGAGGAGCATGGAATTGTGACTGAGAGCTAA
- the LOC130709945 gene encoding transcription termination factor MTERF6, chloroplastic/mitochondrial, producing MEISSSHNSSSSMMWFFKDRGFDDNSIQGMFRKCKRLEVVHQEKANENWEYLRSIGIQERKLPSIVSKCPKILALGLNEKIVPMVECLKTLGTKPHEVASAIAKFPHILSHSVEEKLCPLLAFFQALGVPEKQIGKMILLNPRLISYSIETKMAEIVDFLAGLGLNKDGMIGKVLVKDPYIMGYSVEKRLGPTSQFLKSIGLAEKDLQVVAMNFPSILSRDVNKLLVPNHAYLKKCGFQDRQIVDLVVGFPPILIKSIQNSLEPRIKFLVDVMGRQVDEVVDYPCFFRHGLKKKLQLRHKFLKQRNLSCSLSEMLDCNEKKFQMKFGL from the coding sequence ATGGAAATCTCTAGCAGCCATAACAGCAGTAGTAGCATGATGTGGTTTTTCAAGGACAGAGGGTTTGATGATAACAGCATACAAGGCATGTTCCGAAAATGCAAGCGCCTCGAGGTTGTGCATCAGGAGAAAGCCAATGAGAATTGGGAGTATTTGAGAAGCATTGGAATTCAAGAAAGGAAATTGCCCTCAATTGTTTCGAAATGCCCTAAGATTCTCGCGTTGGGTCTCAATGAGAAGATTGTGCCCATGGTTGAGTGTCTCAAGACACTAGGTACAAAACCCCATGAAGTTGCCTCTGCCATAGCCAAGTTCCCTCACATACTCTCTCACAGTGTGGAGGAGAAGCTTTGTCCCCTTTTGGCATTCTTTCAGGCGCTTGGCGTGCCCGAAAAGCAAATCGGTAAAATGATACTGCTGAACCCTAGACTTATCAGCTACAGCATTGAAACAAAGATGGCAGAAATTGTGGACTTCCTTGCTGGCCTTGGTCTCAATAAAGATGGAATGATTGGAAAAGTTTTAGTCAAGGACCCGTATATTATGGGTTATAGTGTCGAGAAAAGGCTCGGCCCTACTTCACAGTTTCTGAAGTCAATTGGTCTGGCTGAGAAGGATCTTCAAGTGGTGGCTATGAACTTCCCATCAATTTTGAGTAGAGATGTGAACAAGCTTTTGGTTCCCAATCACGCTTATTTAAAGAAATGTGGATTTCAAGACAGACAGATTGTCGATTTGGTGGTTGGATTTCCTCCTATCCTGATCAAGAGCATCCAGAATTCTTTGGAACCGAGGATCAAGTTCTTAGTAGATGTAATGGGGAGACAAGTTGATGAAGTCGTTGATTACCCTTGCTTCTTCCGGCATGGTCTaaagaaaaaattacaattGCGGCACAAGTTTCTGAAGCAGAGGAATTTAAGTTGTAGCTTGAGTGAAATGCTGGACTGTAATGAGAAGAAGTTCCAAATGAAGTTTGGATTGTAA
- the LOC130709943 gene encoding probable sulfate transporter 3.3 isoform X2, with the protein MMEEPSSSNMKSDFVEVNMEVHQVVSPPYMSTLQKLMTKLKETFFPDDPLRQFKGQPLNRRLILGAQYIFPILPCLSNYNFSLFKSDLIAGLTLASLAIPQGISYAKLASLPPIVGLYSSFVPPLVYVVLGSSRDIGLGPVSVTSLVLGSMLSDEVSPLTEPHLFLQLALTSTFFAGVFQAALGFLRLGFIIDFLSKATLIGFMAGTGVIVSFQQLKNILGIIHFTKQTALVPVLRSIFHNRDEWSWQTIVMGVCFLVLLLLARHISMRRPRLFWVSAGAPLLSVIVSTVLVFGIKGQNHGISVEAIAVGRTFATLKNYKLDGNKEMIALGCMNMVGSTTSCYVTTGAFSRSAVNHNAGGKTIMSNVVMSMAVMVTLLFLMPLFHYTPNVVLGAIIITAVIGLIDIPAACVIWKIDKFDFVVMMVAFFGVIFYSVQIGLAMAVCLSILRVLMQVTRPKTVLLGNIPESNIYRDLHHYEEATRVPGFLILGIEAPINFANITYLHDRILRWMDEEEDTMTGNSHLRFVVLEMSAVSSIDTSGVTLFKELKGTLKLKGIELVMVNPLAAVFEKLKRADATKDFIQPDHLFLTVGEAVASLSSAMKDQSSTREEEEHGIVTES; encoded by the exons ATGATGGAGGAGCCTAGTAGTAGCAACATGAAATCCGATTTCGTTGAGGTAAACATGGAAGTGCACCAAGTTGTCTCACCACCCTACATGAGCACCTTACAGAAGCTCATGACCAAACTCAAGGAAACATTTTTCCCTGATGATCCTCTACGCCAATTCAAGGGTCAACCACTTAACAGAAGACTGATCCTTGGAGCTCAATACATTTTCCCTATTCTTCCATGCCTTTCTAATTATAACTTTTCACTCTTCAAATCTGACCTTATTGCTGGTCTCACCCTTGCTAGCTTGGCCATCCCTCAG GGAATCAGTTATGCAAAGCTTGCAAGTCTTCCTCCAATTGTGGGATTGT ATTCTAGTTTTGTTCCGCCACTTGTTTATGTTGTTCTTGGAAGCTCAAGGGATATTGGACTGGGACCTGTTTCTGTTACTTCTCTTGTATTGGGATCCATGCTCTCAGACGAAGTGTCTCCCTTAACAGAGCCACATTTGTTTCTTCAGCTAGCGCTTACTTCAACGTTCTTTGCGGGTGTTTTTCAAGCTGCTCTTGGATTTCTAAG GCTAGGATTTATCATTGATTTTCTTTCTAAGGCGACCCTTATTGGGTTCATGGCTGGAACTGGTGTAATTGTGTCTTTTCAACAGCTAAAGAACATACTTGGAATCATACATTTCACTAAACAGACGGCTCTGGTTCCTGTTTTGCGCTCTATTTTTCACAATAGAGACGAG TGGTCATGGCAAACAATAGTTATGGGGGTTTGCTTCTTGGTGTTGCTACTGCTAGCAAGACACATc AGCATGAGGAGGCCACGTCTTTTCTGGGTATCAGCAGGAGCTCCACTTTTGTCTGTCATTGTCTCTACCGTCCTGGTTTTTGGAATCAAGGGTCAAAATCATGGCATCAGTGTA GAAGCAATTGCAGTGGGAAGGACATTTGCAACTCTGAAAAACTACAAACTCGATGGAAATAAGGAAATGATTGCACTTGGGTGCATGAATATGGTTGGCTCCACCACATCCTGCTACGTCACAACAG GAGCTTTCTCTCGTTCAGCTGTCAATCATAACGCAGGTGGAAAAACAATAATGTCTAATGTAGTGATGTCTATGGCTGTTATGGTGACCCTCCTGTTTCTCATGCCATTATTTCATTACACACCTAATGTTGTATTGGGTGCAATCATCATAACAGCAGTAATTGGCCTCATTGATATCCCTGCTGCTTGTGTCATTTGGAAGATAGACAAATTCGACTTCGTTGTGATGATGGTTGCATTCTTTGGTGTTATTTTTTACTCAGTCCAGATTGGCCTTGCTATGGCA GTCTGCTTATCAATTTTGAGGGTGCTTATGCAAGTTACAAGGCCTAAAACAGTATTGTTAGGGAACATCCCAGAGTCAAATATATATAGAGATCTTCACCATTATGAGGAAGCTACAAGAGTTCCTGGTTTTCTTATTTTAGGTATAGAGGCTCCCATCAATTTTGCAAACATCACATATCTCCATGACAG GATATTGCGATGGATGGACGAAGAAGAAGATACCATGACAGGAAACTCACACCTTCGGTTTGTGGTTCTGGAAATGTCAG CTGTGAGTTCGATAGACACAAGCGGGGTCACACTTTTCAAGGAGTTGAAAGGAACATTGAAATTGAAGGGTATTGAG CTTGTGATGGTGAATCCTCTAGCTGCGGTCTTTGAAAAGCTAAAAAGAGCGGATGCAACTAAAGATTTCATTCAACCAGATCACCTTTTCTTGACAGTTGGAGAAGCTGTAGCTTCACTTTCATCAGCAATGAAGGACCAATCATCAACCAGGGAAGAAGAGGAGCATGGAATTGTGACTGAGAGCTAA